The nucleotide sequence TCTTGGAGCCGATCCACGAAACCGGCCCCGGGTTCCCGGAGGTCGATGGCATCGATGGCCCGGGGCGAGGCCTCGACGCTCAACTGCGTCTGGGCCACGACTTCCTCCGAACCGTATCCCACGACGGTCGTCCGCCGGCTGCGGGTCCCGCCCCTGTGGACGCCATCGAGATCCACGAACCAGACCGGCCGGCTCTCTTCGTTGTCGTACGAGGCGGCGCTCTGGAGTCCGGCGCCGATGAAGGTCAGGTGCGAGTCCGCGTTCTCCGGCTCCGTCGCCTTCTGCTCCTCGGACAGTTCGGTACGCAGCTCGAGTTCATCGTGCTCGTATCCGGCGTTGGGCGGGAAGATCTCGTGGAAGACCTTGATGTACTCCCGCAGCCTCTTCCGGTCGAAGCCGAGCCGCTGCGCCAGCCGCTGGTCCAGGTACCCCGCCGTCGTGTGGTGGGAGATGTAGAGCGCCTTCGGATACCGGGCGAACTCGGCTCCGAACTCCTCGGCCAGCCGCGCGCGCACGTCGATGAAGTCCGTGCGGGACGCGGGCCTGATCCCGAGCGTGGCCTTGAACGGGGGATCCGAAGACACGCTTACGACACCTCCTCCAGGACTGCTACGGTCGCCACAGCCATCCGTGGCGGTCTTCGATCCGCCCGGTCTGTATCCCGTGGAGTTCCGCCTTGAGCCGCGCCGCGAGGGAGTCGGGCCGCTGCGGAAGCAGAACGTCCGTCCCGTCGAGGCCGAGGCGGTCGATGGGCTGGACCGTGGCGGCCGTGCCCGAGCCGAACGCTTCGTCCAGCGTGCCGGCGGCGTGCGCCTCCAGGAGTTCGTCCACCGAGATGCGGCGCTCCTCGCACGGGATCCCGAAGTCGGCGCACAGCCGGATCAGGGAGTCGCGCGTGACGCCCGGCAGGATCGTCCCCTCGAGCGGGGGCGTGATCGCGGTCCCGTCGATGACGAACCACATGTTCATGACCCCGCACTCCTCGACGTACCGGCCCTCGTGGCCGTCGAGCCAGATCACGTTGTCGTATCCCTGCGCCTGCGCCTGCTGGGAGGCGAGCAGCGTCGGTCCGTAGTTGGCCGCGGGCTTGTGGCCGCCGGTACCGCCGGGGAAGGCCCGCACGAACTTGCGCGTGGTCACGAGGCTGACCGTCTCCGACCCGGTGAAGTAGAGCCCGACGGGCGCCGTCATCAGGACGAACCGGAAGGAGCGGCCCGACACGACGCTGAGCGTCGGATCCGTGCTGAAGTAGCTGGGGCGGATGTAGAGCGCGCCCTGCTCCGCGGTGGGCAGCCAGCCGCGGTCCACGTCGAGCAGCTCCCGCATCGCGTCGAAGAACAGGTCCCTCGGAAGTTCCGGCATCACGAACCGGGTCGCCGTGCGGTTGAACCGCTTCTGGTTCATGTCCGGCCGGAAGACCGCGAGGTCGCCCCCGGGAGTCATGTGCGCCTTGAACCCCTCGAACATGGACACGGCGTACTGGAGCCCCTTCGAACTCGGGTAGATCGGCATCGGGCCGTAGGGGCAGATCTCCGCATCCGTCCACTCGCCGTCGATGTTGTCGGCCACGAACATGTGGTCCGACCAGATCGAGCCGAAGGGCAGGTTGTCGAAGTCGACGGATTCGAGCCGTGTGCGCTCGACGTGTCTGAGGGGGAATCTTGTGGTGATCGTCGCCATTATCTCTCGCCTGTAGTCAGTCGTCCGTCATCGGTCGTCGTCGCCCGCCCATCGAAGCACCGCCTCATGCCCCCGGCGGAGTCCGGGATGAGCGGGACGCGACAGCCTAACGCGCACCGTCCCACCCTGCCAACCGCCGACTTCCCCGCTGCAGCGGGCGGCTACTCGCGAGCCGAGCAAGCTGTTAGTGTCAATTTACCCAAGCTCTGCCGAAACGAGGAGGTTTCCGCATGTTCCGCGCCACCCGCCGCGCTCTCCCCGTCGCCGCTGCGCTGGCCTCCCTCGCCGTCCTCGTCCCGAGCGGCGGACCGCTGCTGGGCCAGGCCACCGCGATCATCGGCGCGACCCTCATCGACGGGAACGGCGGCCCCCCCCTCGCCGATGTCACCATCGTCGTGGAAGAGGACCGCATCGCCGCCGCCGGTCCGCGCGCGGAAGTCGAGGTGCCGGATGGCGCGCGCGTGATCGACGGCGCCGGCAAGTTCGTCACGCCCGGCTTCGTCGACACGAACGTACACATCTCTCTGTACGGCGGGGGCAACAAGGACCGGAAGGAGAGTTCCGTCTTTTACCGGCTGAT is from Candidatus Palauibacter scopulicola and encodes:
- a CDS encoding branched-chain amino acid aminotransferase, giving the protein MATITTRFPLRHVERTRLESVDFDNLPFGSIWSDHMFVADNIDGEWTDAEICPYGPMPIYPSSKGLQYAVSMFEGFKAHMTPGGDLAVFRPDMNQKRFNRTATRFVMPELPRDLFFDAMRELLDVDRGWLPTAEQGALYIRPSYFSTDPTLSVVSGRSFRFVLMTAPVGLYFTGSETVSLVTTRKFVRAFPGGTGGHKPAANYGPTLLASQQAQAQGYDNVIWLDGHEGRYVEECGVMNMWFVIDGTAITPPLEGTILPGVTRDSLIRLCADFGIPCEERRISVDELLEAHAAGTLDEAFGSGTAATVQPIDRLGLDGTDVLLPQRPDSLAARLKAELHGIQTGRIEDRHGWLWRP